In Papaver somniferum cultivar HN1 chromosome 1, ASM357369v1, whole genome shotgun sequence, a genomic segment contains:
- the LOC113315489 gene encoding F-box protein At1g52495-like isoform X1, which produces MVITCSTNGSVAQQFRQFRHRRKTAKHNIFNKTISNNYSKLCMPKRRKKEEEDTRKKKMKRGSSDSGCNHDDVEKLNVISDIYNANINPDFGGEGILVCEILSRLPVKSLMQCKCVCKRWRFLIEKDANFIDLHLARSTTRPCLLITVQKPFEYPAGCLPGVSYVWTEYGRFLLTADLSVEDKGGAVSAASVHTIREMDSPIGDSRIMGPMNGLMGFHDPEFNCGVRIFNVSTREVTPWIESTVLRKLKEEEEEGNKFRYYRKYAQCKLGFNPSTKEHKMICIWSLQHANPYHPMDVVCEVLTVGDNKWRRIDEFPTRKLRSTWGNSVSVNGSIYYTTFKRTEGTDANDIPDFIVAFDLGSEKFREIRVPDFILDQPQDNDEYAGRCVDILELSGHVALLGRVNGYTVKLWLFDDAYVQKENNASATSTTTDNQNWKEITIQLPYFWGGDRSLDFVSVVGTDLICVTYPIILTTGRPIASRRLKLVGSLPQFEMIRQFTHFLLLQLSSRAFSMSSSRIQLCVQVRISI; this is translated from the exons atggtgatTACCTGCTCGACTAATGGCTCG GTTGCTCAGCAATTTAGGCAATTTAGGCACAGACGGAAAACTGCTAAACATAATATCTTCAACAAGACCATCTCCAACAATTACAGCAAATTATGTATGCCAAAACGTAGGAAAAAGGAGGAGGAAGATACcagaaagaagaaaatgaagaggggGAGCAGTGATAGTGGTTGTAATCATGATGACGTCGAAAAACTTAATGTTATTTCAGACATTTATAACGCTAATATTAATCCAGACTTTGGCGGGGAAGGGATACTAGTCTGCGAGATACTAAGTAGACTACCGGTCAAGTCTCTTATGCAATGCAAGTGTGTTTGCAAACGCTGGCGATTCTTAATTGAAAAGGATGCAAATTTTATTGATCTACACCTAGCTCGATCAACAACACGGCCGTGTCTCTTAATCACTGTTCAAAAACCATTTGAGTATCCGGCAGGATGTCTTCCGGGGGTTTCTTATGTGTGGACCGAGTATGGGAGGTTTTTGCTGACAGCTGACCTATCAGTGGAAGACAAAGGTGGAGCGGTATCAGCAGCATCTGTTCACACCATAAGGGAGATGGATTCACCAATAGGTGATAGTAGAATTATGGGACCTATGAACGGTTTGATGGGTTTCCATGACCCTGAATTCAACTGTGGTGTCCGTATATTCAATGTTAGCACGCGAGAAGTAACACCATGGATTGAGTCAACAGTTCTACGGAaactaaaagaagaagaagaagaagggaataAGTTCCGTTACTATAGAAAATATGCCCAGTGTAAATTGGGATTCAATCCTTCCACCAAGGAGCACAAAATGATTTGCATCTGGAGTCTACAACATGCTAACCCTTACCACCCTATGGATGTAGTTTGTGAGGTCTTGACTGTAGGTGATAATAAATGGAGAAGAATTGATGAGTTTCCAACAAGAAAGCTTCGCTCAACCTGGGGAAACTCTGTTAGCGTGAATGGTTCTATATATTATACCACTTTCAAGCGAACGGAAGGCACAGATGCCAATGACATCCCTGATTTCATAGTGGCATTTGATCTTGGCAGTGAGAAATTCAGAGAAATCAGGGTCCCTGATTTCATCCTTGATCAGCCTCAGGATAATGATGAGTATGCTGGTAGATGTGTTGATATATTAGAACTGAGTGGTCATGTAGCTTTATTGGGTAGAGTTAACGGTTACACCGTAAAGCTTTGGTTATTTGATGATGCTTATGTTCAGAAGGAGAATAATGCCAGTGCTACAAGTACCACTACTGATAACCAAAATTGGAAAGAAATTACTATTCAGTTACCTTATTTTTGGGGTGGAGATCGCTCTCTGGATTTTGTTTCTGTTGTAGGAACAGATCTG ATATGTGTAACATATCCCATCATTCTTACAACTGGAAGACCAATAGCTTCACGGAGATTGAAATTAGTGGGATCCCTTCCTCAGTTCGAGATGATACGTCAGTTTACTCACTTTCTGCTTTTACAACTTTCTTCGAGAGCCTTTTCCATGTCCAGTAGCAGGATTCAGCTGTGTGTGCAGGTGCGTATATCAATCTAG
- the LOC113315489 gene encoding F-box protein At1g52495-like isoform X2, with the protein MVITCSTNGSVAQQFRQFRHRRKTAKHNIFNKTISNNYSKLCMPKRRKKEEEDTRKKKMKRGSSDSGCNHDDVEKLNVISDIYNANINPDFGGEGILVCEILSRLPVKSLMQCKCVCKRWRFLIEKDANFIDLHLARSTTRPCLLITVQKPFEYPAGCLPGVSYVWTEYGRFLLTADLSVEDKGGAVSAASVHTIREMDSPIGDSRIMGPMNGLMGFHDPEFNCGVRIFNVSTREVTPWIESTVLRKLKEEEEEGNKFRYYRKYAQCKLGFNPSTKEHKMICIWSLQHANPYHPMDVVCEVLTVGDNKWRRIDEFPTRKLRSTWGNSVSVNGSIYYTTFKRTEGTDANDIPDFIVAFDLGSEKFREIRVPDFILDQPQDNDEYAGRCVDILELSGHVALLGRVNGYTVKLWLFDDAYVQKENNASATSTTTDNQNWKEITIQLPYFWGGDRSLDFVSVVGTDLIILKSYQLNCGDMCNISHHSYNWKTNSFTEIEISGIPSSVRDDTSVYSLSAFTTFFESLFHVQ; encoded by the exons atggtgatTACCTGCTCGACTAATGGCTCG GTTGCTCAGCAATTTAGGCAATTTAGGCACAGACGGAAAACTGCTAAACATAATATCTTCAACAAGACCATCTCCAACAATTACAGCAAATTATGTATGCCAAAACGTAGGAAAAAGGAGGAGGAAGATACcagaaagaagaaaatgaagaggggGAGCAGTGATAGTGGTTGTAATCATGATGACGTCGAAAAACTTAATGTTATTTCAGACATTTATAACGCTAATATTAATCCAGACTTTGGCGGGGAAGGGATACTAGTCTGCGAGATACTAAGTAGACTACCGGTCAAGTCTCTTATGCAATGCAAGTGTGTTTGCAAACGCTGGCGATTCTTAATTGAAAAGGATGCAAATTTTATTGATCTACACCTAGCTCGATCAACAACACGGCCGTGTCTCTTAATCACTGTTCAAAAACCATTTGAGTATCCGGCAGGATGTCTTCCGGGGGTTTCTTATGTGTGGACCGAGTATGGGAGGTTTTTGCTGACAGCTGACCTATCAGTGGAAGACAAAGGTGGAGCGGTATCAGCAGCATCTGTTCACACCATAAGGGAGATGGATTCACCAATAGGTGATAGTAGAATTATGGGACCTATGAACGGTTTGATGGGTTTCCATGACCCTGAATTCAACTGTGGTGTCCGTATATTCAATGTTAGCACGCGAGAAGTAACACCATGGATTGAGTCAACAGTTCTACGGAaactaaaagaagaagaagaagaagggaataAGTTCCGTTACTATAGAAAATATGCCCAGTGTAAATTGGGATTCAATCCTTCCACCAAGGAGCACAAAATGATTTGCATCTGGAGTCTACAACATGCTAACCCTTACCACCCTATGGATGTAGTTTGTGAGGTCTTGACTGTAGGTGATAATAAATGGAGAAGAATTGATGAGTTTCCAACAAGAAAGCTTCGCTCAACCTGGGGAAACTCTGTTAGCGTGAATGGTTCTATATATTATACCACTTTCAAGCGAACGGAAGGCACAGATGCCAATGACATCCCTGATTTCATAGTGGCATTTGATCTTGGCAGTGAGAAATTCAGAGAAATCAGGGTCCCTGATTTCATCCTTGATCAGCCTCAGGATAATGATGAGTATGCTGGTAGATGTGTTGATATATTAGAACTGAGTGGTCATGTAGCTTTATTGGGTAGAGTTAACGGTTACACCGTAAAGCTTTGGTTATTTGATGATGCTTATGTTCAGAAGGAGAATAATGCCAGTGCTACAAGTACCACTACTGATAACCAAAATTGGAAAGAAATTACTATTCAGTTACCTTATTTTTGGGGTGGAGATCGCTCTCTGGATTTTGTTTCTGTTGTAGGAACAGATCTGATAATCCTAAAATCCTATCAACTTAACTGTGGAGATATGTGTAACATATCCCATCATTCTTACAACTGGAAGACCAATAGCTTCACGGAGATTGAAATTAGTGGGATCCCTTCCTCAGTTCGAGATGATACGTCAGTTTACTCACTTTCTGCTTTTACAACTTTCTTCGAGAGCCTTTTCCATGTCCAGTAG
- the LOC113336580 gene encoding uncharacterized protein LOC113336580 has protein sequence MMESEPFSLVDGVGLGLGGTVFLVQGTTIIMIKCIDGILVATDGLIFKVLADKEEDAGQKKSDALDTRAYKVEYIGDPPFMLTTASGTTVWFRSMLESLKERMKGKEWNIEKCADHAKTVLSQKSFTPKNCEIPKDVNIMDYGCTILFARYAPNPNQPASMIPCIMLVRKDEIEDIKEPYICVGSGSGFAKTLLEGKDFSNWKKEVVVRFLEETMVLISKKDVRTGGDIAIYYISSNNSISPVYQPFKSVVLLEMEHNHDKERQEMAEAKRASKRSRKTERAPKKKRKTWKF, from the exons ATGATGGAAAGCGAACCATTTAGCCTGGTAGATGGGGTTGGTTTGGGATTGGGAG GTACTGTATTCTTGGTCCAGGGAACCACAATCATAATGATAAAGTGCATAGATGGCATCCTTGTCGCAACAGATGGGTTAATTTTCAAAGTTTTGGCTGATAAAGAAGAGGATGCCGGACAGAAAAAGAGTGATGCTCTTGATACAAGAGCGTATAAAGTGGAGTACATAGGCGATCCTCCATTTATGCTAACAACTGCAAGTGGAACTACTGTTTGGTTCCGTTCCATGTTGGAATCATTGAAAGAAAGG ATGAAAGGTAAAGAGTGGAATATTGAGAAGTGTGCTGATCATGCCAAAACTGTCTTAAGCCAGAAAAGTTTTACTCCAAAGAATTGTGAAATTCCAAAGGATGTGAACATCATGGATTATGGATGCACCATACTATTTGCAAGATATGCACCAAACCCCAATCAACCGGCTTCCATGATTCCTTGCATAATGTTGGTAAGAAAGGATGAAATAGAGGATATTAAAGAACCGTATATCTGCGTAGGATCAGGTAGTGGATTTGCCAAAACATTGCTTGAGGGGAAGGACTTCAGTAATTGGAAGAAAGAAGTTGTTGTCCGTTTTCTAGAAGAAACAATGGTTCTTATTTCCAAAAAGGATGTACGCACCGGAGGAGATATAGCAA tATACTACATCAGCTCCAACAACTCCATTAGTCCTGTTTATCAACCTTTCAAAAGTGTTGTGCTACTAGAAATGGAGCATAATCATGATAAAGAACGTCAAGAGATGGCTGAAGCTAAGAGGGCTTCAAAGAGGTCAAGAAAAACTGAGAGAgctccaaagaagaaaagaaaaacttggaAATTTTAA